The following are encoded together in the Vibrio zhugei genome:
- a CDS encoding penicillin-binding protein 1A — protein MKFIKRLLIFSLICIVLGATTVFGFYLYVKPELPDVATLKDVKLQTPMQVYSQDGKLIAQFGEKRRIPLKIDQMPKELIDAFIATEDSRFYEHYGFDPIGIARAAVAVMISGSASQGASTITQQLARNFFLSNEKKIIRKIKEIFIAVHIEQLLTKDEILDLYLNKIYLGYRAYGVGAAAQVYFGKKVKDLTLSEMATIAGLPKAPSTMNPIYSLSRATHRRNVVLARMLDEHYITREQYDEAKSEKIVAKYHGAEVQLNAPYVAEMARSWMVKHYGDDVYTSGKKVYTTINSKLQEAANKAAVNNLLAYDERHGFRGAIKQLWKTPDDAWDKDKLDDYLSDVPTYGELYPAVVTKVADKTATVVVKNHGTQVIAWQDMNWARRYITDDRQGPLPQSASDIVSQGDQIWVQPLPGADQPDDLSSEDPSQLDRQQFSHWKLSQVPSANTAFIAMNPENGGVKALVGGFNFVHNKFNRATQSVRQVGSSIKPFIYSAALDSGMTLATLVNDAPINRWDKSQGTAWRPQNSPPRYRGPTRIRIGLAQSKNVMAVRTLREVGLDKARHYLTRFGFDLDKLPRSEAIALGAGSLTPMKLAQGYSVFANGGYYVHHFFIEKVEGPFGKTEYEAKPNIICNQHCQKNASTDGFDEQDADSETHYAPRVISAQNAFLVREMMYSNIWGGGNWSHGTGWNGTGWRAQTLHRRDIGGKTGTTNDSKDTWYDGFGPDLVATAWVGFDDHSRNLGHTTANPNIKDDMHGGESGAKTAQPAWISFMKQALADVPAQHKQVPDDIVRVRIDRATGLLTNKSDYTSMFEYFIDGTQPTQYVSDSHSDNIYTSPSGGESLF, from the coding sequence GTGAAGTTCATAAAGCGTTTATTAATATTCTCATTAATTTGCATCGTTCTTGGAGCTACGACGGTTTTCGGTTTTTATTTATACGTAAAACCTGAACTGCCTGATGTCGCAACATTAAAAGATGTAAAACTACAAACTCCAATGCAGGTGTACAGCCAAGACGGCAAACTGATCGCTCAGTTTGGTGAAAAACGGCGCATACCTTTAAAAATCGATCAAATGCCAAAAGAGTTGATCGATGCCTTTATTGCGACGGAAGATTCGCGCTTTTACGAACACTATGGTTTCGATCCGATTGGCATCGCTCGTGCAGCGGTCGCCGTGATGATTTCAGGGAGCGCTTCGCAAGGGGCCAGTACGATTACTCAGCAATTGGCGCGAAATTTCTTCCTGTCGAATGAGAAAAAAATCATTCGCAAAATTAAAGAGATTTTCATCGCAGTTCATATTGAGCAACTCTTAACGAAAGATGAAATCCTCGATTTATACCTCAATAAAATCTATTTGGGCTACCGTGCATACGGTGTAGGTGCCGCAGCACAAGTCTATTTTGGTAAAAAAGTAAAAGACTTAACGTTGAGTGAGATGGCAACCATTGCTGGGTTACCGAAAGCGCCCTCAACCATGAACCCCATTTACTCGCTCAGCCGAGCCACGCACCGTCGTAATGTCGTTTTAGCTCGTATGCTGGATGAACACTACATCACTCGCGAACAATATGACGAAGCGAAATCTGAAAAAATTGTCGCGAAATATCATGGCGCAGAAGTGCAGCTCAATGCTCCTTACGTGGCAGAGATGGCCCGTTCTTGGATGGTGAAACACTACGGTGATGATGTGTATACATCGGGTAAAAAAGTCTACACCACCATCAACTCCAAACTGCAAGAAGCCGCTAACAAGGCCGCCGTCAATAACCTATTGGCATATGATGAGCGCCATGGTTTCCGCGGTGCAATCAAGCAGCTTTGGAAAACGCCGGATGACGCATGGGATAAGGATAAACTGGACGATTACCTCAGTGATGTTCCAACCTATGGTGAGCTGTATCCTGCGGTCGTCACGAAAGTGGCGGATAAGACGGCCACCGTCGTCGTTAAAAATCACGGAACACAAGTGATCGCTTGGCAAGACATGAACTGGGCACGTCGCTACATTACTGACGATCGCCAAGGACCATTACCGCAAAGCGCCAGCGACATTGTAAGCCAAGGCGATCAAATCTGGGTGCAACCGCTTCCTGGCGCAGATCAACCCGATGATCTCTCGTCTGAAGATCCAAGCCAACTGGACCGCCAGCAATTCAGTCACTGGAAACTCAGCCAAGTACCAAGTGCCAACACGGCATTTATCGCCATGAATCCAGAAAACGGTGGGGTTAAGGCCTTAGTGGGCGGATTTAACTTTGTCCATAATAAATTTAACCGCGCAACGCAATCGGTACGTCAAGTCGGTTCAAGTATCAAGCCTTTCATTTATTCGGCAGCATTAGACAGTGGTATGACGCTAGCGACCCTCGTCAATGATGCACCGATTAACCGATGGGATAAGAGCCAAGGGACCGCATGGCGACCACAAAACTCACCTCCACGTTATCGGGGTCCGACACGCATTCGCATTGGCTTAGCACAATCGAAAAACGTCATGGCAGTGAGAACATTACGTGAAGTGGGATTAGACAAAGCGCGTCACTATCTCACCCGTTTCGGATTTGATTTGGATAAACTGCCACGCTCAGAAGCGATTGCTCTCGGTGCGGGTAGCCTAACGCCGATGAAATTAGCGCAAGGCTACTCTGTGTTTGCCAACGGGGGTTACTACGTTCACCATTTCTTTATCGAGAAAGTCGAAGGACCATTTGGTAAAACAGAATATGAAGCTAAGCCCAACATTATCTGTAATCAACATTGCCAGAAAAATGCCTCAACAGACGGCTTTGATGAGCAGGACGCCGATAGTGAAACGCATTATGCCCCTCGTGTGATTTCAGCACAAAATGCATTTCTGGTTCGCGAAATGATGTACAGCAATATTTGGGGTGGTGGTAACTGGAGCCATGGCACGGGTTGGAATGGGACCGGCTGGCGAGCACAAACTCTCCATCGCCGTGACATCGGTGGTAAAACAGGGACCACGAACGATTCCAAAGATACGTGGTATGACGGCTTTGGACCGGATCTCGTGGCAACCGCTTGGGTTGGCTTCGATGATCATAGTCGTAACCTCGGCCACACCACTGCAAACCCGAATATCAAAGATGATATGCATGGCGGTGAGTCTGGGGCGAAAACAGCACAGCCCGCTTGGATCAGCTTTATGAAGCAAGCGCTTGCCGATGTCCCTGCTCAACACAAGCAGGTACCCGACGACATTGTCCGTGTACGTATTGACCGAGCGACGGGGCTATTGACCAATAAGTCTGACTACACGTCGATGTTCGAGTATTTCATTGATGGGACTCAGCCAACCCAGTATGTGTCTGATAGCCACTCAGATAACATCTACACGTCACCGAGTGGTGGTGAAAGCTTGTTCTAA
- the oxyR gene encoding DNA-binding transcriptional regulator OxyR, whose amino-acid sequence MNIRDFEYLVALAEHQHFRKAAEACFVSQPTLSGQIRKLEDELGSVLLERSSRRVLFTDSGLKLVHQAKRILNEVKVFKDMASEQGGTMNGPIHIGFIPTLGPYLLPKVVPELKQQFPELELYLHEAQTHQLVSLLEEGKLDCLVLASVQETEPFKEIEFYIEPLSIAVPAEHQWAECNEISMKELKGHTVLSLGDGHCLRDQALGFCFAAGAKDDESFKATSLETLRNMVAAGGGITLLPELSLPEAKQKDGVAYVKAIDPVPSRRLVVVYRPGSPLKDRFERLAEVMEQRLYGLRKQAAEK is encoded by the coding sequence ATGAATATTCGCGATTTTGAATATCTAGTGGCCTTGGCGGAGCATCAACATTTCCGCAAAGCCGCGGAAGCGTGCTTTGTGAGCCAACCAACGTTGAGTGGGCAAATTCGTAAACTTGAAGATGAGTTGGGCAGCGTTTTATTAGAGCGTAGCAGTCGTCGCGTGCTATTTACTGATTCAGGATTAAAGCTTGTTCATCAAGCCAAACGTATCTTAAATGAAGTCAAAGTGTTTAAGGATATGGCCAGTGAGCAGGGGGGCACCATGAATGGCCCGATTCACATCGGTTTTATTCCCACCTTAGGGCCGTATTTATTACCGAAAGTGGTACCGGAATTAAAGCAACAATTTCCTGAACTGGAGCTTTATCTGCATGAAGCCCAAACACACCAATTGGTCAGCTTACTCGAAGAAGGGAAGCTCGATTGTCTTGTGCTGGCCTCGGTACAAGAAACTGAGCCTTTTAAAGAAATTGAATTTTACATTGAGCCGCTCAGTATTGCGGTTCCAGCAGAACATCAATGGGCAGAGTGTAATGAAATTTCAATGAAAGAATTGAAAGGCCATACGGTGCTATCTCTTGGCGATGGCCACTGTTTACGCGATCAAGCGTTAGGCTTCTGCTTTGCGGCTGGCGCGAAAGACGATGAAAGTTTCAAAGCCACCAGCTTAGAAACACTGCGTAATATGGTAGCAGCAGGGGGCGGCATCACGTTATTACCGGAATTATCGTTGCCTGAAGCCAAGCAAAAAGATGGGGTGGCGTATGTGAAGGCTATCGATCCCGTTCCATCACGACGCTTGGTGGTGGTGTATCGTCCGGGCTCACCATTGAAAGATCGCTTTGAACGCTTAGCGGAAGTGATGGAGCAGCGTTTATATGGTTTGCGAAAGCAAGCCGCGGAGAAATAA
- a CDS encoding glutathione peroxidase, translating to MTIAKEGQAVPQVTFPTRQGDAWVNVTTDELFKDKTVIVFSLPGAFTPTCSSSHLPRYNELHSVFKQYGVDDILCVSVNDTFVMNAWKANQEANNITFIPDGNGEFTEGMGMLVEKNDLGFGKRSWRYSMLVKNGIVEKIFSEPNEPDDPFKVSDADTMLRYIAPEHKAQESITVFTKPGCSYCAKAKQALHDAHLQYEEVVLGQDATTVSVRAITGRDTVPQVFIGGKHIGGSEELEAYLA from the coding sequence ATGACTATCGCTAAAGAAGGCCAAGCTGTACCTCAAGTTACATTCCCAACTCGTCAAGGTGACGCATGGGTTAATGTTACCACCGATGAGCTGTTTAAAGACAAAACCGTTATTGTATTTAGCTTACCGGGTGCCTTCACGCCAACGTGTTCATCAAGCCACCTACCACGTTACAACGAGCTGCATTCCGTGTTTAAACAATACGGTGTTGATGACATTCTTTGTGTTTCTGTTAACGATACGTTCGTCATGAACGCTTGGAAAGCAAACCAAGAAGCGAACAACATTACTTTCATCCCTGACGGTAATGGTGAATTTACTGAAGGCATGGGAATGCTTGTTGAGAAAAACGACCTAGGCTTTGGTAAACGTTCATGGCGTTACAGCATGCTGGTTAAAAATGGCATCGTAGAAAAAATCTTTAGCGAGCCAAACGAACCAGACGACCCGTTCAAAGTATCAGATGCGGATACCATGCTGCGTTACATCGCTCCTGAGCATAAAGCTCAAGAATCTATCACCGTGTTTACCAAACCAGGTTGTAGCTACTGTGCTAAAGCCAAACAAGCTCTGCACGATGCACACCTTCAATATGAAGAAGTGGTCCTTGGTCAAGACGCCACAACTGTAAGTGTTCGTGCCATCACTGGCCGCGACACCGTTCCTCAAGTTTTCATCGGTGGCAAACACATCGGTGGTAGTGAAGAACTGGAAGCTTACCTAGCTTAA
- a CDS encoding dihydrolipoyl dehydrogenase — protein MQKIQVNVAVIGGGTAGLGAYRAAKAHNDSVVMIEGGPFGTTCARVGCMPSKLLIAAAESAHNIEKAPAFGVHPNGPAVINGREVMDRVKRERDRFVGFVLEGVEEIPASDKILGYAKFKDDHTLIVDDHTEITADRIVIATGSRPAYPAVWNELGDRLIINDDVFAWDDLPNSIAVFGPGVIGLELGQALHRLGVKVKVFGLGGQVGPLTDPDVMSYAKKTFQEEFYLDPNVQIESMTRGQNSDKVMIRFTNLDGTSETFITDYVLAATGRRPNVDQLGLENTSLQLDERGVPTADKFTLQTSTEHIFIAGDASNQLPLLHEAADQARIAGDNAGRFPDIRAGLRRSTISAVFSDPQIAMVGETHRQLQQRLGNCGCFEVGEVSFEGQGRSRVMLRNKGLLHVYAEQGTGRFLGAEMMGPNAEHLAHLLAWAHQNQMTISDMLDMPFYHPVIEEGVRTALRDVNAKLHLGPEMVKHCLDCGPGC, from the coding sequence ATGCAAAAAATTCAAGTAAATGTGGCCGTTATTGGCGGTGGTACTGCAGGCCTTGGAGCCTACCGTGCTGCCAAAGCTCACAACGATAGTGTAGTAATGATTGAGGGCGGTCCATTTGGTACTACGTGTGCCCGAGTTGGTTGTATGCCGTCCAAACTGCTTATTGCCGCTGCAGAAAGTGCTCACAACATAGAAAAAGCGCCTGCGTTCGGTGTGCATCCCAATGGTCCTGCTGTGATTAATGGTCGTGAAGTCATGGACCGAGTTAAGCGCGAACGCGATCGTTTTGTCGGGTTCGTATTAGAAGGGGTCGAAGAAATCCCTGCCAGTGATAAAATTCTTGGCTATGCCAAATTCAAAGATGATCACACTCTAATCGTCGATGATCATACCGAAATTACCGCTGATCGCATCGTTATCGCTACAGGCTCACGTCCTGCTTATCCTGCTGTGTGGAATGAACTGGGTGACCGTCTTATCATCAATGATGACGTGTTTGCATGGGACGACCTTCCTAATTCCATCGCCGTATTTGGCCCAGGCGTGATAGGTCTAGAATTGGGGCAAGCGCTGCATCGCCTTGGTGTCAAAGTCAAAGTATTCGGCCTAGGTGGTCAAGTGGGTCCACTCACTGACCCTGACGTAATGAGCTATGCCAAAAAGACCTTTCAAGAGGAATTCTACCTCGATCCAAACGTTCAAATCGAAAGTATGACGCGAGGACAGAATAGCGATAAGGTCATGATTCGCTTTACCAATTTAGACGGAACATCAGAAACGTTTATCACCGACTACGTATTGGCCGCCACTGGACGCCGTCCGAATGTCGATCAACTGGGATTAGAAAACACCTCATTACAGCTCGATGAGCGAGGCGTCCCAACCGCCGACAAATTCACATTGCAAACGTCTACTGAGCACATTTTTATCGCTGGGGATGCCAGCAATCAGTTGCCATTACTGCACGAAGCCGCAGACCAAGCACGCATTGCAGGAGATAACGCTGGCCGTTTCCCAGATATTCGAGCTGGCTTACGCCGCAGCACCATTTCCGCTGTTTTCTCTGATCCGCAAATTGCCATGGTGGGCGAGACGCATCGTCAATTGCAGCAACGTCTTGGCAATTGTGGCTGTTTTGAAGTGGGTGAAGTCTCTTTTGAAGGACAAGGGCGCTCTCGCGTCATGCTGCGTAACAAAGGCTTACTGCACGTTTATGCCGAACAAGGAACCGGACGTTTCTTGGGCGCCGAAATGATGGGGCCAAATGCCGAACATCTCGCACACTTATTAGCCTGGGCTCATCAAAATCAAATGACGATTTCCGACATGCTGGACATGCCCTTTTACCACCCGGTAATCGAAGAAGGTGTGCGTACCGCCCTACGAGATGTCAATGCTAAATTGCACTTGGGGCCAGAGATGGTGAAACACTGTCTCGACTGTGGTCCTGGTTGCTAA
- a CDS encoding DUF3624 domain-containing protein, whose product MACHDCSQGWFWKKLGRCKRCMDQLTSLSVVCWVVWYFWFRDTPSSTGSIALLIAGFACNALLFLHLWMKFVVLPFKKRQGDKRD is encoded by the coding sequence ATGGCTTGTCATGACTGTTCACAAGGCTGGTTTTGGAAAAAACTGGGTCGCTGCAAACGCTGCATGGATCAGCTAACCTCATTATCGGTCGTATGTTGGGTTGTCTGGTATTTTTGGTTTCGCGACACCCCCAGTAGTACCGGTTCTATCGCGCTACTGATCGCAGGGTTTGCCTGCAATGCTCTGTTATTTTTGCATCTTTGGATGAAGTTTGTGGTGTTGCCATTCAAAAAGCGTCAGGGTGACAAGCGAGATTAA
- the argH gene encoding argininosuccinate lyase, with translation MALWGGRFTQAADTRFKQFNDSLRFDYRLAEQDIVGSIAWSKALLSVDVLTDEEQQRLELALNELKMEVMEDPEQILASDAEDIHSWVEQQLISKVGDLGKKLHTGRSRNDQVATDLKLWCRQQGRQVLMTLDRLQNQLVHVASQHHDTVLPGYTHLQRAQPVTFAHWCLAYSEMFERDYSRLEDAIKRLDTCPLGSGALAGTAYAIDRENLAYNLGFQRATRNSLDSVSDRDHVMELMSVASISMLHLSRLAEDLIFYNSGESGFIELADTVTSGSSLMPQKKNPDALELIRGKTGRVYGSLAGMMMTVKALPLAYNKDMQEDKEGLFDALDTWNECMAMAGLCFEGIKINKERTLEAAKQGYANATELADYLVSKGIPFREAHHIVGVAVVEAIRRGMPLEDLSLEDLQAFSPVIDDDVYEILTIESCLAKRLAKGGVAPHQVRYAVEEAQKRLDARDSSDIKVRPARLTDVEALEGMVTYWANMGENLPRSRNEIVRDIGSFAVVEHNGEITGCASLYVYDSGLAEIRSLGIEAGWQGQGQGAAIVQYLVNKARKMAINKVFVLTRTPEFFMKQDFLPTSKMLLPEKVLKDCEQCPRQHACDEVALEVNLNEQLIMQTTAV, from the coding sequence ATGGCATTATGGGGCGGAAGATTCACCCAAGCAGCAGACACCAGATTTAAACAATTTAATGATTCATTGCGCTTTGACTACCGACTAGCAGAACAAGATATTGTCGGTTCGATTGCTTGGTCGAAAGCGTTGTTGTCGGTGGATGTGTTGACGGATGAAGAACAGCAGCGTCTTGAGTTGGCATTGAATGAACTCAAGATGGAAGTGATGGAAGACCCTGAGCAAATCTTGGCCTCCGATGCCGAAGATATTCACTCTTGGGTTGAGCAGCAGCTGATCAGCAAAGTTGGCGACTTAGGTAAAAAACTGCATACCGGCCGTTCCCGTAACGACCAAGTGGCCACCGATTTAAAATTATGGTGTCGTCAGCAAGGTCGTCAAGTCTTGATGACTCTGGATCGTTTGCAAAATCAATTAGTCCATGTTGCCTCGCAGCATCATGACACGGTATTACCCGGCTATACCCATTTACAGCGTGCTCAGCCAGTAACGTTCGCGCATTGGTGTTTGGCGTATTCGGAAATGTTTGAGCGTGATTACTCGCGTTTAGAAGATGCCATCAAACGTCTGGATACCTGTCCGTTAGGCTCAGGCGCACTGGCTGGCACCGCGTACGCGATTGATCGGGAGAATCTGGCGTATAACTTAGGGTTTCAACGTGCAACGCGTAACTCTTTAGATTCGGTGTCTGATCGTGACCATGTGATGGAATTGATGTCCGTGGCGTCCATTTCTATGTTGCACTTATCACGTTTGGCCGAAGACCTGATTTTCTATAATTCAGGAGAGTCGGGCTTTATTGAGTTGGCCGATACCGTGACGTCGGGCTCGTCGTTGATGCCACAAAAGAAAAATCCAGACGCACTCGAATTAATTCGTGGTAAAACCGGTCGGGTTTATGGCTCGCTTGCAGGCATGATGATGACGGTAAAAGCGTTACCACTGGCTTACAACAAAGACATGCAAGAAGACAAAGAAGGCTTGTTCGATGCCCTTGATACATGGAATGAGTGCATGGCTATGGCTGGGCTGTGTTTTGAAGGCATTAAGATTAATAAAGAACGTACCCTAGAAGCCGCGAAACAAGGCTATGCCAATGCGACCGAGTTAGCGGATTACTTAGTCTCGAAAGGTATTCCGTTCCGTGAAGCGCACCATATCGTCGGTGTTGCCGTGGTGGAAGCGATTCGTCGTGGTATGCCTCTGGAAGATTTATCGTTAGAAGATTTACAGGCGTTTTCTCCGGTTATTGACGATGATGTCTACGAAATTCTGACGATTGAGTCGTGTTTGGCAAAACGTCTGGCGAAAGGTGGCGTTGCACCACATCAAGTGCGTTATGCCGTAGAAGAAGCTCAGAAACGCTTGGATGCGCGCGATAGCTCTGATATTAAAGTGCGTCCAGCACGTCTTACGGATGTGGAAGCGCTAGAGGGGATGGTGACCTATTGGGCCAACATGGGCGAAAACTTACCTCGCTCACGCAATGAGATTGTGCGTGATATTGGTTCGTTTGCGGTGGTTGAACACAATGGTGAAATCACCGGATGTGCTTCATTGTATGTGTACGATTCTGGACTGGCAGAAATTCGCTCACTCGGCATTGAAGCGGGCTGGCAAGGTCAAGGTCAAGGCGCGGCGATTGTGCAGTATTTAGTCAACAAAGCACGTAAAATGGCGATTAACAAAGTGTTTGTCCTCACCCGCACCCCAGAGTTTTTTATGAAGCAAGACTTCTTGCCTACATCGAAAATGTTATTGCCGGAAAAAGTGCTGAAAGATTGCGAACAGTGTCCTCGTCAACATGCTTGTGATGAAGTGGCGTTGGAAGTGAACTTGAATGAGCAACTGATCATGCAAACGACCGCGGTATAA
- a CDS encoding argininosuccinate synthase yields MSKVDVKKVVVAYSGGLDTSVIIPWLKENYGCEVIAFVADVGQGDEELVGIEEKAIASGASECYIADLKAEMVKDYIYPTLKTGAYYEGKYLLGTSMARPIIAKAQVEVARKVGADALAHGCTGKGNDQVRFEGAFAALAPDLHVIAPWREWDLVSREECLDYLAERNIPCTASLTKIYSRDANAWHISTEGGVLESTWNAPNEDCWVWTVDPEQAPNEAEYITIGVEKGEVVAIDGKTVTPYEALVELNAKGAKHGVGRIDIVENRLVGMKSRGCYETPGGTIMMEALRSVEQLVLDKASFEFREELGIKAAQLVYDGRWFTPLCESVMAASESLAKDVNGEVVIKLYKGQAVATQKRSDNSLYSEEFATFGADEVYDQSHAGGFIRLYSLASRIRAMNAAKK; encoded by the coding sequence ATGAGCAAAGTAGACGTGAAAAAAGTGGTTGTCGCCTATTCCGGTGGTCTTGATACATCGGTGATCATTCCATGGTTGAAAGAGAACTATGGCTGTGAAGTGATCGCGTTCGTGGCCGATGTCGGTCAGGGTGATGAAGAGTTAGTGGGTATTGAAGAAAAAGCGATCGCTTCTGGTGCTTCAGAATGTTACATCGCGGATCTTAAAGCGGAAATGGTGAAGGATTACATCTACCCAACGTTGAAAACGGGTGCTTACTATGAAGGTAAATACCTCCTTGGTACCTCAATGGCTCGTCCAATCATTGCTAAAGCGCAAGTCGAAGTCGCGCGTAAAGTCGGGGCCGATGCCTTAGCTCACGGATGTACAGGCAAAGGCAATGACCAAGTGCGTTTTGAAGGTGCGTTCGCGGCACTTGCCCCAGATCTCCATGTGATTGCTCCTTGGCGTGAGTGGGATCTGGTCAGCCGTGAAGAATGCCTAGACTACTTAGCTGAGCGTAACATTCCATGTACGGCGTCACTGACTAAAATCTATTCACGTGATGCGAACGCTTGGCACATCTCTACCGAAGGTGGGGTACTAGAAAGCACTTGGAATGCACCAAACGAAGACTGTTGGGTATGGACTGTCGATCCTGAGCAAGCACCAAACGAAGCGGAATACATTACGATTGGGGTTGAAAAAGGCGAAGTAGTTGCGATTGATGGCAAAACGGTGACGCCTTATGAAGCATTGGTAGAGCTAAACGCGAAAGGTGCTAAGCATGGCGTCGGCCGTATTGATATCGTTGAGAACCGTCTTGTTGGTATGAAGTCTCGTGGCTGTTACGAAACTCCTGGAGGCACGATCATGATGGAAGCGCTACGTTCGGTTGAGCAATTGGTACTAGACAAAGCGTCATTTGAGTTCCGTGAAGAACTGGGTATCAAAGCCGCACAATTGGTGTATGACGGTCGTTGGTTTACCCCACTGTGTGAGTCAGTCATGGCGGCATCAGAATCACTGGCGAAAGATGTCAATGGTGAAGTGGTGATCAAACTCTACAAAGGACAAGCCGTTGCGACTCAGAAACGCTCGGACAACAGCTTGTATTCAGAAGAATTTGCAACCTTTGGTGCCGATGAAGTGTACGACCAAAGCCATGCAGGCGGATTCATTCGTTTGTACTCGTTGGCAAGCCGTATTCGTGCAATGAACGCCGCAAAGAAGTAA
- the argB gene encoding acetylglutamate kinase, which yields MSEVKQSPLVIKLGGAALESHDTLAALFAALAAYQEHAHRPMVIVHGGGYLVDDLMKKLHMTTVKKDGLRVTPYEQIPLIAGALAGTANKMLQGQAIQGGLNAVGLCLADGGLCHVEELDPELGAVGKATAGDATVLKGILSQHTLPIISSIGLTANGQMMNVNADQAAVAVAQALDAELVLLSDVSGVLDAKGHLLTSLNEAQADALIKGQVITDGMIVKVKAALEAAQALGRPIEVATWRYPEKLAELFAGQSIGTQFLPQ from the coding sequence ATGTCAGAAGTAAAGCAAAGTCCATTAGTCATCAAACTTGGCGGTGCGGCACTAGAAAGTCACGATACGTTAGCTGCATTATTTGCTGCGCTTGCCGCTTATCAAGAACATGCTCATCGGCCGATGGTGATCGTCCATGGTGGCGGTTATCTGGTTGATGACCTGATGAAAAAATTGCACATGACGACCGTGAAGAAAGATGGTCTGCGTGTGACCCCTTATGAGCAAATTCCTTTGATTGCCGGTGCCTTGGCAGGAACTGCGAATAAAATGCTGCAAGGTCAAGCCATACAAGGTGGATTAAATGCTGTCGGGTTGTGTTTAGCCGATGGCGGGCTATGCCATGTTGAAGAGTTGGATCCAGAGTTAGGCGCTGTGGGTAAAGCGACCGCTGGCGATGCAACCGTACTCAAAGGCATTCTTAGCCAGCATACCTTACCGATTATCAGTTCCATTGGCTTAACCGCGAATGGGCAAATGATGAATGTCAATGCTGACCAAGCCGCTGTTGCTGTCGCGCAAGCATTGGATGCGGAATTAGTACTGCTTTCCGATGTGAGTGGTGTGCTGGATGCAAAAGGGCATTTATTGACCAGCCTGAATGAAGCTCAGGCCGATGCGCTGATTAAAGGACAGGTTATCACTGACGGTATGATCGTCAAAGTGAAAGCGGCACTGGAGGCTGCACAAGCGCTTGGTCGTCCTATAGAGGTGGCGACTTGGCGCTACCCAGAAAAATTAGCGGAACTGTTTGCTGGTCAAAGCATTGGCACACAGTTTTTACCCCAGTAA
- the argC gene encoding N-acetyl-gamma-glutamyl-phosphate reductase: MLKTTIVGASGYAGSELALMVKKHPELTLSGLFVSANSVDAGKPMSQLYGKLLGLVDEPVEPLTDVVSVAQASDVVFLATAHQVSHDLAPIFLEHGCQVFDLSGAYRVNDPEFYTAYYGFEHLHADWLDKAVYGLAEWNQDAIKQTSLVAVAGCYPTASQLAIKPLLAAQYLDTQQWPVINAVSGVSGAGRKASMTNSFCEVSLAAYGVFTHRHQPEISDHLGCDVIFTPHLGNFKRGILATITMKLMPGVTADDVAEAFHSVYADKPAVRLVGESLPSIQNVVNTPFCDIGWKIQGEHIIVVSAIDNLLKGASSQAMQCLNLHYGFHELTALV, encoded by the coding sequence ATGCTAAAAACGACAATTGTGGGTGCAAGCGGTTATGCTGGTTCAGAACTGGCGCTGATGGTGAAAAAACACCCAGAGCTCACGCTATCAGGTTTATTTGTTTCCGCCAATAGTGTTGATGCGGGCAAGCCCATGTCACAGCTTTATGGCAAGTTGCTCGGGTTGGTGGATGAGCCAGTTGAGCCTTTGACGGATGTGGTCTCCGTCGCGCAAGCGAGTGACGTAGTCTTTTTAGCCACAGCCCATCAAGTCAGCCATGATTTAGCTCCCATCTTTTTAGAACATGGGTGTCAGGTGTTTGATTTGTCTGGCGCCTATCGTGTGAATGACCCTGAGTTCTATACCGCTTATTACGGTTTCGAACATCTGCATGCGGATTGGCTAGACAAGGCCGTATACGGATTGGCTGAATGGAACCAAGACGCGATTAAGCAAACGTCATTGGTGGCCGTGGCTGGCTGTTACCCCACCGCGTCGCAATTAGCGATCAAACCTTTGCTTGCCGCACAGTACCTTGATACGCAGCAGTGGCCTGTCATTAATGCCGTCAGTGGCGTATCTGGTGCTGGGCGTAAGGCATCCATGACCAACAGTTTCTGTGAAGTCAGTTTGGCCGCTTATGGTGTGTTCACGCATCGCCATCAACCAGAAATTAGTGATCACCTCGGCTGTGATGTGATTTTCACACCGCACTTGGGGAATTTTAAACGTGGCATTTTGGCAACCATCACCATGAAACTCATGCCCGGTGTGACGGCTGATGATGTGGCGGAGGCGTTTCATTCGGTCTATGCCGATAAGCCTGCCGTACGGCTTGTTGGTGAGTCGCTTCCGAGCATTCAAAATGTCGTCAATACGCCATTTTGTGATATTGGCTGGAAGATTCAAGGTGAGCACATCATTGTGGTGTCTGCGATCGATAACCTACTGAAAGGTGCCTCTTCGCAAGCGATGCAATGTTTGAATCTCCATTATGGTTTTCACGAGCTCACCGCACTGGTGTAA